One genomic window of bacterium includes the following:
- a CDS encoding stage II sporulation protein E (SpoIIE): MGSLMFQEPAALRLDWGVALQAQPGQSECGDAWAVEPVPDGFLLAVVDGLGHGAAAARASRRAVEIIRSLASKPLETIFGACHKALLGSRGAAISAARINTSGLSLMWLSVGNVEGLVINRATGHPPERQRETLLERGGVVGYELPTLRPATISFEPGAVLVLATDGVRHGFALDVRTELEAQPAADHILARYGRGTDDALVMVARLLRGGRDQDS; this comes from the coding sequence ATGGGTTCGCTGATGTTCCAGGAGCCGGCGGCGCTTCGGCTGGATTGGGGCGTGGCCTTGCAGGCGCAGCCAGGTCAGTCGGAATGCGGGGACGCCTGGGCCGTTGAGCCTGTCCCGGACGGGTTCCTTTTGGCAGTGGTCGACGGGCTCGGCCACGGCGCGGCAGCGGCTCGCGCGTCCCGGCGCGCGGTCGAGATCATCAGGAGCCTGGCTTCGAAGCCTCTTGAAACCATCTTCGGCGCGTGCCACAAAGCTCTGCTTGGCTCTCGTGGCGCCGCCATCAGCGCCGCGCGAATCAATACCAGCGGTCTGAGTCTGATGTGGCTGAGCGTCGGTAACGTCGAGGGCCTGGTCATCAACCGAGCTACCGGACACCCGCCTGAGCGGCAGCGCGAAACTCTATTGGAGCGAGGGGGCGTCGTCGGATACGAGCTTCCGACGTTGCGGCCCGCCACCATCTCATTCGAGCCGGGAGCGGTTCTGGTGCTGGCGACGGATGGCGTCAGGCATGGGTTTGCGCTCGACGTGCGCACCGAGCTGGAAGCCCAGCCGGCGGCTGACCACATCCTTGCCCGCTACGGCCGTGGGACCGACGACGCCCTGGTGATGGTCGCACGGCTGCTACGAGGCGGCAGAGATCAAGACTCCTGA
- a CDS encoding response regulator, with the protein MALHGEALKHLVTGEAAPEHLSGIVELSTQFLEEALAPFEMTVRGFQEANDRLVLANMELKRADEMEKRFLANMSHELRTPLNAILGFAELLLDDRENGLRPERRRAFLETIHRSGKHLLAVINDILDLAKVDAGQMTIAAEPVAGADAVSEVIGLIEPLARERGIVLEAKVRPSIRIIADPGRLKQILLNLLSNAIKFSQNGGRVCVTARRQRHEIRFEVTDTGIGIAPEDHRRLFVEFQQLAGGLDRRQQGTGLGLALTKRLVELHGGKIGVRSALAQGSTFWFTMPVALDTETGAEPLARELEGDSTGPLVLVVEDDPKAAELLVHYLRSAGYRPEVARHGGEALEKAKRLQPVAITLDVLLPKLDGWEVLARLKRDRKTAHIPVVVVSVVDEQSLGRVLGAADYFVKPVSRDALIARLSRYAFTAKVKEREVTVLLVDDELEALELLANILEPLGFTVIKAASGEEGIQSTRRCRPDLVILDLMMPGMTGFEVVKVLKADLYTRAIPILIVTAKDMNEHDKAALNGDVEAVLSKGSLASMDLLAWLEEALGAHAPRADTAV; encoded by the coding sequence GTGGCTCTGCATGGCGAAGCCCTCAAGCATTTGGTCACGGGTGAGGCGGCACCAGAGCACCTTTCGGGGATCGTCGAGCTTTCGACGCAATTCCTGGAGGAAGCTTTGGCGCCGTTCGAAATGACGGTTCGGGGCTTTCAGGAAGCCAACGACCGGCTCGTACTCGCCAACATGGAGTTGAAGCGGGCGGACGAGATGGAGAAGCGCTTCCTGGCGAACATGAGCCACGAGCTGCGCACTCCGCTCAACGCGATACTCGGCTTTGCGGAGCTTCTGCTGGACGACCGCGAAAATGGGTTGAGGCCTGAACGCCGCCGCGCCTTCCTGGAGACCATCCATCGATCTGGCAAGCATCTCCTGGCCGTCATCAATGACATCTTGGACCTGGCCAAGGTCGATGCAGGGCAGATGACCATCGCCGCTGAGCCGGTGGCCGGCGCTGATGCGGTCTCGGAGGTGATCGGCCTGATCGAGCCTCTGGCCCGAGAACGGGGCATCGTCCTGGAGGCCAAGGTTAGGCCTTCCATCCGGATCATCGCGGACCCAGGCCGGCTAAAGCAGATCCTGCTCAACCTGCTGTCCAACGCGATCAAGTTCAGCCAGAACGGAGGCCGGGTCTGCGTGACCGCGCGCCGGCAACGTCACGAGATCCGTTTTGAGGTCACCGACACCGGTATCGGGATCGCCCCCGAGGACCACAGGCGCCTGTTCGTCGAATTCCAGCAGCTGGCTGGCGGTCTGGATCGGCGCCAGCAAGGCACGGGTCTCGGATTGGCGCTCACCAAACGCTTGGTCGAGCTGCACGGCGGCAAGATTGGTGTCCGCAGCGCTCTGGCCCAGGGCAGCACGTTCTGGTTCACGATGCCCGTCGCCTTGGATACCGAGACAGGCGCGGAGCCACTGGCGCGGGAATTGGAAGGCGATAGCACCGGGCCGCTTGTGTTGGTGGTTGAAGACGATCCCAAAGCGGCTGAGCTGCTGGTTCATTACCTGCGGTCGGCCGGGTACCGGCCGGAGGTGGCCAGACACGGTGGGGAAGCGCTCGAGAAGGCAAAGCGCCTGCAGCCCGTGGCCATAACGCTGGACGTTCTGCTGCCGAAGCTGGACGGCTGGGAGGTGCTCGCCCGGCTCAAGCGCGACAGGAAGACGGCCCACATCCCGGTGGTGGTGGTCTCGGTCGTCGACGAACAGTCGCTCGGCCGAGTCCTGGGTGCGGCCGACTACTTCGTCAAGCCGGTCAGCCGGGACGCCCTCATCGCCCGCCTCAGCCGCTACGCCTTCACCGCCAAAGTGAAGGAGCGCGAGGTCACAGTACTGCTCGTGGACGATGAGCTCGAGGCGTTGGAACTTCTCGCCAACATCCTTGAGCCACTCGGCTTCACGGTCATCAAAGCGGCGAGTGGTGAGGAGGGCATCCAATCGACCAGGCGGTGCCGGCCCGACCTGGTGATTCTCGACCTCATGATGCCGGGCATGACTGGATTCGAGGTCGTCAAGGTGCTGAAGGCGGATCTGTACACGCGGGCCATCCCCATCCTGATCGTCACCGCCAAAGACATGAACGAGCACGACAAGGCGGCGCTCAATGGTGATGTGGAGGCGGTGCTCAGCAAGGGCTCGCTCGCCTCAATGGATCTGCTCGCCTGGTTGGAGGAAGCGCTCGGCGCTCATGCGCCCAGGGCTGACACCGCAGTCTGA